The proteins below come from a single Sander vitreus isolate 19-12246 chromosome 15, sanVit1, whole genome shotgun sequence genomic window:
- the dnase1 gene encoding deoxyribonuclease-1, translating into MRSLCALGLFLALLNLSTSLLLGAFNIRSFGDKKASNTTLMNIISTIVHRYDIILIQEVRDSDLSATKKLMEHVNKGSPEFRYSHIISEPLGRSSYKERYLFLYREQMVSVAKNYTYDDGCESCGTDILNREPFVVMFTSKQTAVRNFVLIPQHTSPESAVKEVNALYDVVIDVRARWNTNDIVLLGDFNSGCSYVSGSDWEQIRLFTDKSFHWLISDQDDTTATHTNCPYDRIVVTDDMMKGVVPSSAEVYDYMVDMNLSQSLALAVSDHFLVEVKLIGQASA; encoded by the exons ATGCGTTCGCTGTGTGCTTTGGGTCTCTTTTTGGCCCTGCTGAACCTGTCTACATCTCTGCTGCTGGGAGCCTTCAACATCAGGTCATTTGGAGACAAGAAAGCCTCCAACACCACTCTGATGAACATCATCAGCACG attGTCCATCGCTATGACATCATTCTGATCCAGGAGGTCAGAGACAGCGATCTGTCAGCAACCAAAAAACTCATGGAGCATGTCAACAA AGGTTCTCCTGAGTTCAGGTACAGTCACATCATCAGTGAGCCTCTGGGTCGCAGCTCCTATAAGGAGAGATACCTCTTCCtctacag GGAGCAGATGGTGTCCGTAGCTAAAAACTACACGTACGATGACGGCTGTGAGTCCTGTGGGACAGACATCTTGAACAGAGAGCCCTTCGTTGTCATGTTCACCTCCAAACAAACAG CTGTGAGGAACTTTGTTCTGATCCCCCAGCACACCTCTCCAGAGTCCGCTGTGAAGGAAGTGAATGCTCTCTATGACGTGGTGATTGATGTCCGTGCCCGCTGGAACACCAAT GACATCGTGCTGCTGGGCGACTTCAACTCAGGCTGCAGCTATGTGTCGGGCTCCGACTGGGAGCAGATCCGCCTCTTCACTGACAAGAGTTTCCACTGGCTGATCAGCGACCAGGACGACACTACAGCGACACACACCAACTGCCCTTATGACAG gaTTGTGGTCACTGATGACATGATGAAGGGAGTGGTGCCCAGCAGTGCTGAGGTCTACGACTACATGGTGGATATGAATCTCAGCCAGAGTCTG gcatTGGCTGTCAGCGACCATTTCCTTGTGGAGGTGAAACTGATTGGACAGGCTTCTGCCTGA